Below is a genomic region from Isosphaeraceae bacterium EP7.
ACGAGCACGCATACGGGCAATTGGAACGTCGGCGACGGCTTCCTACTGGTGACGGGAGACATCTCGTCGAGCAACCAGGTCTTCGTCGACGGCACGCTCGGCGGGACTGGCATCGTTCCCGATGTTGTGCTGAGCGGAATCGGCACCCTCGCGCCGGGCATGTCGCCGGGAATTCTCCAGTCGGCCGGATTAACCTTCCAGGATGGGTCGAACTACAGCGTTCAGGTGAACGGGACGACCGCCGGTACGGGCTACGACCAGGTCGATGCGACCGGCTCCGTCACCCTCGGCGGCTCGCTCAGCCTCTCGATCGGCTTTTCGCCCGCGATGGGGGACGCGTTCACGATCATCAATAATGACGGCTCGGACCTCGTCAGCGGCACATTCAACGGCCTGGCGGAAGGCGCGAGCATCGTCATCGGTCATGCCACGTTCAACATCAGCTACAGCGGCGGGACGGGTAATGACGTGGTGCTGACGGTGGCCGACGTCACGTACATATGGGACGGCGGAGACGCCGACGATAGCCTCTGGTCCTCCCCCGACAACTGGGTCGGTGACGTGGCGCCGACGGCCGGGGCAAACCTGGTCTTCCCCGTCGGCGCGATGCGGTTCTCCAATGTCAATGACTTTGCCGCAGGGTTTGACGTCCACTCGGTCACCCTCGCGGCGGCCGGTTATTCGATCTTCGGCAACGCGATCGACCTGATCGGCGGGATCAACACCGACTACTCGTCCGGACTCTCGATGTTCTCCATCGACACGGACCTCGTCGGAAGCTCGAGCTTCGACGTTGCGACCGGTGGAAGAATGGTCCTCGGCGGTGTGTTGTTCGGCTCCGGCATCCTGGTCAAAGACGGCGGGGGGACTCTCCAACTCGACGGCACCAACTCTTACCTCGGCGGCACGACCGTCAACGCCGGCACCCTCGCCATCACCAAGTCCGAGGCCCTCGGATCCGGGACGGCCACCATCGGCGATGGCTCGATGACTTCGGGCCACCTGGAAATCAACCTCACCGGCCCGAGCATCGTCTCCAACACGTTCGTGTTCAACACACCAGTCGTCGCCGGCCTCAAGATCAACAGTGGAACCACCACGTTCAATGGTGGCACCACGCTCAACGAGGACCTGGTTGTCGACATCGCCTCGGGAGCCTCGCTCCAATTCGCGGGCCCCATCTCCGACGTCGGGCTGATCAGGTCTCTGACCAAGGACGGGACGGGCACCCTGATCTACTCCGGTGCCAATACCTACACCGGCACGACCTTCGTCAACCAGGGTCTGCTCCAGCTCAATAGCGGGACAGCCTCGATCCTGGGCAGTCTCGCCATCGGCGGGCTCGGCACGACCGCGACCGTCCAGGAACTCCAGGGGAATCAGATTGCCAACGGTTCCGCGGTCAGCCTGTCCAACCCCAATGCCACGCTCAATCTCAACGGCTTCTCCGACACGATCGGCTCGCTGGCGCTTATCGGCAGCACTGTGACCACGGGCGCCGGGATTCTGACCATCGCCTCGGGCGGATGTATCACCACGGTTGCGTCCTCGGTCACGGCGACCCTCAGCGGCCACCTCGCCTTCGGCGGCCCGAACAACCTGCTCAGCGTGGCCCAGGGGACGACCCCGAGCGGGATTGACCTCGCGATCTCGGCGGTCGTCTCTTCCGGCATGAACATCATCAAGGACGGGGCGGGCACGATGGCCCTCTCGGGGGCGAACACCTACAGCGGCGGGACCAACATCAACGCGGGCGTCCTGGCCATCAGCCACAACTCCGGTGCGGGCAGCGGGGTCGTGAACATCCTGGGGACCGGTACCCTCCAACTTTCCGGCGGGGTCACCGCGTCCAATTCCATCAACGTCGATTCGAGCACCACGGCGATCCGCAACTCGGCCGGGACCAACACGCTCAGCGGAATGTTCAACCTGGGGATCGACGCGACGATCGACACGGCCCAATCCTCCAGACTCGTGATCGCATCGACGGTGAACGATTCCGGGAACGCCTTCGGTCTGACCAAGACGGGCGCCGGCACCCTCGTCCTTAACGGCGCCAACACCTACGACGGCACCACGACCATCCTCTCGGGGACGATCGTCGCCAAGAACGAGCTTGCTCTTGGTTCGACCGCAGGCGGAACCATCGTCGCCGACGGCGCAACACTTTTATTCCAGATCGGCGGAGACACCGTCGCCGAGCCGATCACCCTGGGTAGCAATGGGGGGAGCGCGACGCTCGCGAGCGACACGGGCAACCTCGTCCTGACGGGCAACATCACCCTCCTGGCCACCGGCAACATCGTGACCGACGGCGAAAGCCTCGAACTCTCGGGCGTCATCGACGACGCCCACGCGGGGTTCGGCCTGTCCAAGAGCGGAAGCGGGACTCTCTTCAAGCTGTCGGGGGACAATACCTTCGATGGCGATATTCATGTCAACGCCGGTGAGCTCGAAGTCCTGAGTCTCTCGGCGCTCGGCTCGACACTGGGATCCACGACGGTCGCCGGAAACGGCGCCATCCTCTTTGACTTCCACGGCGGGACACTTGCCGAAACATTCCACCTTGGGTCGAGCGGCAACGGCGTGTTCCTCAGGAACCTGAGCGGCGAGACGACGCTCTCCGGTCCGATCGCCCTGGAGGGGATCAATCAATTCTTCAACGGCGTCGAGCCGCTCTCCATCAGCGGCGTGATCTCAGGCAGCGGGGGCATCAGGACCGTCGGCAACCGCCTGGTCTATCTCAGCGGAGCGAACACCTATCTGGGCGCGACCCAGGTAAACAATGGGACCCTCATCGCGACCAGCGCCGGTGCACTCAGCACTTCGGCGGTCACAATCAATACCGGGGCGACTCTGGCCATCCAGGGCGGCCACACCATCACGCCATCCTCGATCACGATGGGTGGACTCGGCGTTAGCTCCGGTGGAGCCCTCCAGAGCCTGGATGGAGTCAACGCTTATAACGGGCCGATCACGCTAACCAGCAACACCAACCTCGCCGTTAATACCGGCAGCATGACCCTTTCGGGCTCGCTCGGCGGGTCATACGCGGCGAGCATCCTCGGCGCTGGCACGCTCGTCCTGAGCGGTACCAACACGATCGGCGGCTTGTCCGTCCAGCAGGGGACGACGCTCATCAACGGCACTTCGACACTCCCCACGAATGGGGCCGAAGTGAACGTCGGAGCGACCCTCGGCGGCTCCGGAACGGTGGGGAACGTCCTGATCAAAAGCGGAGCCACGATCGCTCCCGGCAACTCCCCCGGCATCCTCAACGTCGGCAACGTGACCTTCCTTCCCATCTCGACCTATGCCGTACAGATCAACGGAACCGCGGTTGGCACCCAGTACGACCAGCTCGATGCCAACGGGACCGTCAATCTGGGAGGCTCGACGCTCAGCCTCTCCCTCGGCATGATCCCCACGGTGGGCGACACCTACACGATCATCAACAACGACGCCGTTGATGCGGTGATCGGCACGTTCGACGGGTTGCCCGAGGGCACCGTCTTCGCCTACCAGGGACAGCCCTTCAAGATCAGCTACGTCGGCGGGACGGGCAATGATGTGGTGCTCACCTCCGTCGCAATCGCGGCCGAACCCACCACGCTGACCAACCCCACCGTCGGCAGCGTCTACAGCCAGCAAATCACCGCCGTCGGAGGCTCTGGCACAGGGTATCTCTTCACCGCCACGGGCCTGCCCGCCGGCCTGAGCATCAGCCCGGGCGGCCTGATCTCGGGAACGCCGACGACTGCGATTTCCGACCCCGTCGAGGTCGCGGTGACGATCGTTGACAGCCTCGGAACCACGACCACGACGATTTACTTCGTCGCGGTCAACCCGGCAATCTCCGTCGCTCCGGGAACGCTGAGCACCTCGACCGTCGGCAGCTCCTACAGCGAGCAGCTCACGGCAACCGGGGGATCGGGCACCGGCTACACCTTCTCGGCCACGGGCCTGCCCGCCGGCCTGAGCATCAGTCTGAGCGGACTGATTACGGGCACACCGACGAGCACCTTGACGGCCTCCGTGCTGGTGACGATCACTGACGGCGACGGGGCGACGACCGTCAAGCCGTACGACGTCACTCCGGGCATCGCCGCAACCGCGACGAGCCTGAGCACATCACCCGATCCATCCCTCTACGGCCAGGTGGTCACCCTCACCGCGACGCTCACGTCGGGCGCCACGGGAATTGGCCTCCCGACGGGCACCGTTCAGTTCTTCCACGGCACCACACTGCTTGGCACCGCCTCGCTCAACAACCAGGGCGTGGCCACCCTCACGAAGACCCCGCTCTTGACCGGGTCGTCCACGGTTACCGCCGTCTACCTGGGCGATGCCAACTACGGCACGAGTACCTCGACTCCCACGACGCAAACCGTATCTCAGGCCGGCTCGTCGTCGAGCCTCACGGCCTCGACCACCACCCCGAGCCTCAACCAGCCGGTCACGTTCCAGGCGACCATCACCGGCCAGTTCGGCGGAGCCGTCAGCGGCACCGTGTCGTTCTTCGACGGCACCACACTGCTCGGCTCGGCCACGATCAATGATCAGGGGATCGCCACCTTCCTCACCTCCAGCCTCGGCTTGGGAATTCATTCGATCACGGCGGTGTTCAATGGAGATTCCAACTTCTTCGGCAGCACGTCCCCGGCCGTGACGATTACGCCGTCGGAGACGATCGCCGGCAGCGTCACGTCGTCGGATTCGCAGGTGTTCTACGGCCAGGACGTGACACTCACCGCCACGTTCTCCGCGACGTCGAATCGCGGTGCTTCGATGACCGGCACCGTGATGTTCTACGACGGGACCACATTCCTGGGCACGGCCACGCTGAATTCCACCACGAGTGGAACTGTGGCCAGCGCGTCCATCGGTGGTTTGCACGGTTCGATCGGGATCCTGGTGGATACAACCTCCGGCCAGGCCCAGTTCGCCACGACCGGGCTCACGGTTGGCAACCACATCATCCGCGCGGTCTACTCGGGCGACGCGAACTACTCGCCCGCGACATCCGAAACACCCGTTTCGGTCAACGTCGCCCTGGCGACGACCGTCACGACCCTCACGGCGAACCCCACGTCAACGGGCACAATCCTGACCGCCACGGTCGCGGTCACTTCCCCGGGAAACCCGCCAATCGTCGGGAACGTGACGTTCTTCGACGGCACGACACGCCTGGCCACGGTGCCGGTTGTGGACGGGATGGCATCGTACGACGCAGGAGTCTTGCCCCCCGGAATGCACAGCTTCAGCGCTGTGTACTCCTCTGACGGCGGAACCTCCTCCGGCAGCGGATCGACGGCGCAGGTCTCGACGGACGGCCCGAAGGTCATCGGCCTGAGCCGCTACGGGTTCCACAATCGGCCGACCAGCCTCGTCTTGAACTTCGACATGGTGCTGGATGCGTCGCGTGCCGCTAACGTGGCGAACTACCGTATCCTGGATGGCGCCGGAAGGCGGATCGCCGTGACGAAAGCGGTGTACAACCCGACGAACTTCACCGTGACGCTGACCACCGCGAGGTCCCTGAGCCTCTACAAGGTCTTCACCTTGACCGTGGCTGGCACGGAACCGAGCGGCCTGACGGGAGCAACTGGTATCCCTCTCAACGGCTCGGGGGCCAATCAATCCGGCTCAAACTTCACCTCGAAACTCACCTGGAAGACCCTGGCCGTCCCCGGATCCACCCCGGCGATCACATTCAGCAACGGCCAGACGATCTCTTACCATGGGAATATGCAGCGATACCTGAACGCCATCGTCCGAGCAACCAAGGCCCTCGCCTACCATACGCTCAGGTCGCCCGCCCAAGGTAAGCCCGGCCGTTGATCGTCGATCCGATACAACCCCGCATCGCCCCGGCGCTTCGAGCGAAGCGCCGGGGCGATTTCGCTATCCTTGCCCCTGAGCCGACGTGAACTGCGCTTTATGCACCATCACAATTGAGTGTTCGGATATGATGAAGACTCGAGGTTCAAGGAGCTCTGGCCCATCGAGAACTCGAGGCTCTTCTCCGAGCAGGTCGCCCTCACACAGGCATCCAACCCCGGGCGATTCCTAGGCCGTTTGAAGGCTGGAGCACTCTCGAACTGTCGAGAATCGGCTCGGGCCTCTTTATGAAGAATGGGTTGGGAGGTTCGATCTCAATGCGTGCGATGGTGCTTCGAAGCACAGGCTCACTTGACGAGAATCCCTCTCCCCTTGAGGCGGTCGATTGGCCGGACCCAATTCCGAAGCAGGGTGAGATTTTGATCCGGGTGAGGGTTTGTGGTGTCTGTCATACCGAGCTTGATGAGATTGAGGGGCGGACACCACCCTCGGTCCTTCCGGTGATCCTCGGGCATCAGGTGGTGGGGCACGTCGAGGCGTTGGGGGAAGGGGTCACGGACTTGAAACTGGGCAACCGTGTTGGAGTAGCCTGGATCTTCTCGGCCTGTGGAGTTTGTCCGCGATGCCAGCGGGGTGAGGAAAATCTCTGCACAAGATTTCGGGCCACCGGGCGTGATGCCAATGGCGGTTACGCCGAGCGAATGACGGTCGCGTCCGATTTTGCCTATCGCATTCCGAACGTATTTTGCGATGAAGAAGCCGCTCCGCTCCTCTGCGCGGGGGCTATCGGCTATCGGTCGCTGCGATTGACCGAATTGGTGGATGGCCAGACGCTCGGCCTGACCGGCTTCGGCGGCTCGGGGCACCTCGTCCTGAAACTGGTCAAGCATCGGTTCCCTCGATCGAAAATCTTTGTGTTTGCCCGCGACGAATCTGAGCGTGCTATTGCACGCGAGCTTGGCGCCACCTGGGCGGGAAACACCCGCGATGCCCCTCCCGAGCTGATGCAGGCCGTGATCGATACGACGCCGGCCTGGGAGCCGGTTGTTGCGGCACTCGAACACCTTGAGCCTGGAGGGCGCCTCGTCATCAACGCGATCCGAAAGGAAGAGAAGGACAAGAAAACCCTCCTCACGCTCGACTACGCTCGGCACCTCTGGTTCGAAAAAGAGATCAAGAGCGTGGCCAACGTGACCAGAGATGACGTCCGGGAGTTCCTCCGAGAAGCGGCCGAAATACCGATTCGGCCCGAGGTGACAACCTATCCCCTCGAAGAAGCCAACCGCGCCCTGAACGACCTGAAATCGCAGGCGATTCGAGGGGCGAAGGTGCTCATGATTTGAGACGGTCGAGCGAATTCAAGCCGGTCTTTTTCCGGGCGTCGATTCCAGACGCGAGACGAGGCCCGGAGTCGTGTCATGGATCATTCCGACCTCCGACACAAGCGACCCATCCCGCGCAATCGATGTCCCGAAATGGCGGCGGTTCACCACTCCTCACCGAGTCCTGCTCGTCATCTTCAGAGAGAATGATAGCGGTTCGCCACGACGGTTCTCCGATGAGTGGCCGCACGGCGCGGCAGTGAGCCGGGTCATGCTGAATCTCCTATCGACTTCCAGTTAGCCAGGTTCTTGCCCGACCGCTGGTGCGTCGCACTTTGGTCACCGAGGGGCCACAAGGCGGTGCTAAAGTACATCGGCTGCCATCGGGACGAAGTCTCCACGATCGCGGCTGTCAGCGTCGCCCCGCATCGGTGATGGGGCGGCAAACCAACCCGACCCACGGCATCGACGCGGCGGGAGTGATTGGGTTCCTTGGGGATCTTCCCCGGTACCTCCGCGGAATAGTCGGCGTGTTCTAGGACGGCGGCATCAAGCGCAAACAATGTCCAAGTGATGCGGGTCTCTATCGCGCATAGAACGATTGAGCCTTCGCGGGGGCGTAGCCCCGCGACTTGAAGTCTCGATCCCGTCGGCGAACTACTGTGAACCCTCGCTCATACTCCAGAGGTTGCGTTTTACAGGCACACCGGCGCTAGAGGCGATGAGATGTCAACTTGCCAAGATGCAACAAAATCAGACCGGGGATCTGTGCTTCGGCTCTCTTGAAGTCAAGATTGCTGATCTCTTCTTGATGATATAAGCCGAGCAAGTATCCGTTCGCAAGGGCGAAGAAAAACTTGACGTTATCCGAGTTCTCACCATATTCCCGTAATTCCTCCGTCGAGTAATCGTCTTCAATCCGAGACCTTACGAAATCGAAATGCCCTTTCGCCCATTCCCCAGTGGCAGAAGCATACGAGAAGCCAACGATTGCGGCCTTGATGGCCAGATCATCATCGGCGTTGGTGGTCTCTAAGCCCTTGGCGAGTTGGATATCGCGTTCAAAAGTCTCGATGAGCTGTTGTAGTTGTTGAAAAACAGTCACCGTCTGACCTCTCCTTGGATGAGGGGCGATCTGACAAAAGTGATCTCGACTTCACCAGATACAACCGGCGACTTGTAACGTTTCCTTCATACTCCAGGCGTTCCAGTCGGATCGCCGTTCGGTTGTAAGTCGTCCTCTTCACAATGCCAGCAGATGCCGATTCTGTAGATCCTCAAAGCGTAGGACCAGCATCCATCTTCGCCGCACGCCCGTCCCACGACGACACCCAATTCGCCCCTAACTTTGGAGAATTCTCGACGGGACCCGACGACGACGACCTTCTCATCGAAGTCGAACCGGGCATCGGAGCCCATCCAGGATACGTCAAGCGACATCCATCTCACCAAAGGTGCGAAACAAAGCCCCTCTTCGGAAGGGGTCCAAATCGCCCACAGATCGCTCCCCGATCCATGTCGATCCCATCCGGTGGCGAGCTCAGCTAACATGCACTCGACGGCGACAATCGTCTCGTCGTCCGGGCGTAGGTCGATACTGACCTCATAGTACTCCGGGATTTTCCAGTACCGCTCGACTGGTTGGGTCTGGACACCGCCAAGCTTTCCCGCCTTCGACTCGATCATAGCCGCAATATCGTTGGCGACCCTGGGGTCATCTGTCTCCGCGAACAATCGGAGGGAGATCAACCGCCAGCGGGTGGGAGCAAGGTCGTCTTTCGTAGCTGTCCTGTCCAATACAGGTCTCCAACCCTTCGCCCCCCCTCCATGAGGTTGTGGTTGAGCTGCACGTCCCTAAGTGGAGTTTAGCCGGACGGATTAGTATCCAGGAGCATATCCGCCGAATCGTATCTGAGAGTATCCAAGTTGCCTGAAACTTAAATCCTTGCTGACAAGAGACTTACTAATGGGCGATGAGGGACTTGAACCCCCGACATCCTGCGTGTAAAGCAGGCGCTCTAACCAACTGAGCTAATCGCCCTGATCATAGGTCGAATCATAAAGGATGGTCGTTTGATTCTCAACTGAATTGGAGCAAAACGTTTCGAGAGCCTTCGAAACGCCGAACGCCCCGCCGATTCCGTGGGGGGAATCGGCGGGGCGTTGGGCGATTGGGGGATCCCGGCGATGACCGACTTTCGCGCTTGCGCACTATCATGGGCCTGGCGGGCTTAACGGCCGTGTTCGGGATGGGAACGGGTGTGGCCCCGCCAGTATGGTCGCCGGGAAAGCGGACGGCGGGCGGTCAGGCCCGACGTTCGCGGTGGATGCTGCTCTGGCAATCCGGTCAGTCACGCGATCAGAATCTTCGGGCGGGATGCGATCGTCCGCGAGGGGCGTCGTTGGACGCCTCGTCTCGTGGCGAAAGATGGGCCGGAGCGGTGATTCCGCATCTCGACGGAGGTCGAGGGTGCGGGCACTCGCGGCAGGTTGAGGACACACCCTGTTCGTCTCGGGTGGCCCGCCTTGGGGGGCGGGGCCGAGTCGGGGTGGTCAAGCGTCTTGGCTGTTAGTACCGGTCGGCTGAGGCGGTCGCCCGCCTTACACTCCCGGCCTATCGACCTGGTCGTCTTCCAGGAGCCTTCGTGACCTGAAGTCACTGGAAACCTCGTCTTGGAGGGGGCTTCGCGCTTAGATGCTTTCAGCGCTTATCCGGTCCCGACCTGGCTACCCGACGATGCCCCGAGCGGGACAGCCGGCACACCAGAGGTCGGTCCTCCCCAATCCTCTCGTACTAGGGGAGACGCTCCGCAAGTTTCCGACGCCCACGGCAGATAGGGACCGACCTGTCTCACGACGGTCTGAACCCAGCTCGCGTACCGCTTTCATTGGCGAACAGCCAAACCCTTGGGACCTTCTCCAGCCCCAGGATGCGATGAGCCGACATCGAGGTGCCAAACCTCCCCGCCGCTATGGACGCTCGGGGGAGATCAGCCTGTTATCCCCGGAGTACCTTTTATCTGTTGAGCGACGGCCTTTCCATCCAGCACCGCCGGATCACTAACGCCGACTTTCGTCCCTGCTCGACTGATGGGTCTCGCAGTGAGG
It encodes:
- a CDS encoding Ig-like domain repeat protein — encoded protein: MFGRPPRSKLADGLAQSRKNERSRRRQRTNLKFEPLENRQLLATRIWDGGGSDNLWTTAANWSTDVAPVANDDLTFPTSGVRYSPVNDFIATTFGTITFGDYGYNVTGNPISLTGGITSTYTGVVSSSLDTDITLLSNIAVSVSGGGLGLGGAISDGADAFGLTKTGAGSLGLNGANTYDGTTTISAGAISISNDQALGSTDGNTVINGGSLYVLGGSPRTVAENLSLTGGGSGASVLVGINGDSTLTGNITIASHPGINALNGTTLTLSGVIDDSSGTSALTLSSDSTSKVVVGGTNLYDGVTNISTGLVNITAAGSLGDVATSNTTTVATGASLEISGGITLPSTKSIRLNGTPMSGLMKLISSSGDNTIAGGVRLGNSATVDVVADSLTFSGVISQDDPFNLTKYGIGLLTLGAVNTYTGTTTINAGTLLLNGTVAGPVAVADGKLAGSGTISGAGINTSGTASIEPGPIGGEGILTYSGSSGVTLASDTTLTIDLNGTTVGTGYDQIALTSGSALFNPNGAILDIHLGFIPAVNQSFQIVSQAYSSAITGRFNGISQFGSITVGVATFSVGYFSSGIILTVTAVTMPTFTWDGGDADDSLWSSPDNWLGDVAPTAGANLTFPAGASRLANVNDFSAGSGFHSITIAGAGYSIHGNSIGLDGGITTSYASGNSTFAIETTLLANLTFDLGSGGTLSIDSDLGDGAGAFGFTKSGAGTLVLSGTNTFDGDVTVQGGGAVQVESDQALGSALGITTIEFANAVHFAGSDLNVLESFIISGSGIGDSGALSARSGSAILYGTVDLSAGAAVGALSDATLTFNGVIDDSIGTFIFDFANGPTGRTVLGGTNLFDGSSSSVLGGFLRLTNDDALGLATAPRTIYLDSGASLELADGVTIPSNKALTISGLPVSNFSKIINVSGDNTYAGDIGITGGNNESTDVASGTTLTLSGEISGSRDMDKNGPGTLVLSGTSTHTGNWNVGDGFLLVTGDISSSNQVFVDGTLGGTGIVPDVVLSGIGTLAPGMSPGILQSAGLTFQDGSNYSVQVNGTTAGTGYDQVDATGSVTLGGSLSLSIGFSPAMGDAFTIINNDGSDLVSGTFNGLAEGASIVIGHATFNISYSGGTGNDVVLTVADVTYIWDGGDADDSLWSSPDNWVGDVAPTAGANLVFPVGAMRFSNVNDFAAGFDVHSVTLAAAGYSIFGNAIDLIGGINTDYSSGLSMFSIDTDLVGSSSFDVATGGRMVLGGVLFGSGILVKDGGGTLQLDGTNSYLGGTTVNAGTLAITKSEALGSGTATIGDGSMTSGHLEINLTGPSIVSNTFVFNTPVVAGLKINSGTTTFNGGTTLNEDLVVDIASGASLQFAGPISDVGLIRSLTKDGTGTLIYSGANTYTGTTFVNQGLLQLNSGTASILGSLAIGGLGTTATVQELQGNQIANGSAVSLSNPNATLNLNGFSDTIGSLALIGSTVTTGAGILTIASGGCITTVASSVTATLSGHLAFGGPNNLLSVAQGTTPSGIDLAISAVVSSGMNIIKDGAGTMALSGANTYSGGTNINAGVLAISHNSGAGSGVVNILGTGTLQLSGGVTASNSINVDSSTTAIRNSAGTNTLSGMFNLGIDATIDTAQSSRLVIASTVNDSGNAFGLTKTGAGTLVLNGANTYDGTTTILSGTIVAKNELALGSTAGGTIVADGATLLFQIGGDTVAEPITLGSNGGSATLASDTGNLVLTGNITLLATGNIVTDGESLELSGVIDDAHAGFGLSKSGSGTLFKLSGDNTFDGDIHVNAGELEVLSLSALGSTLGSTTVAGNGAILFDFHGGTLAETFHLGSSGNGVFLRNLSGETTLSGPIALEGINQFFNGVEPLSISGVISGSGGIRTVGNRLVYLSGANTYLGATQVNNGTLIATSAGALSTSAVTINTGATLAIQGGHTITPSSITMGGLGVSSGGALQSLDGVNAYNGPITLTSNTNLAVNTGSMTLSGSLGGSYAASILGAGTLVLSGTNTIGGLSVQQGTTLINGTSTLPTNGAEVNVGATLGGSGTVGNVLIKSGATIAPGNSPGILNVGNVTFLPISTYAVQINGTAVGTQYDQLDANGTVNLGGSTLSLSLGMIPTVGDTYTIINNDAVDAVIGTFDGLPEGTVFAYQGQPFKISYVGGTGNDVVLTSVAIAAEPTTLTNPTVGSVYSQQITAVGGSGTGYLFTATGLPAGLSISPGGLISGTPTTAISDPVEVAVTIVDSLGTTTTTIYFVAVNPAISVAPGTLSTSTVGSSYSEQLTATGGSGTGYTFSATGLPAGLSISLSGLITGTPTSTLTASVLVTITDGDGATTVKPYDVTPGIAATATSLSTSPDPSLYGQVVTLTATLTSGATGIGLPTGTVQFFHGTTLLGTASLNNQGVATLTKTPLLTGSSTVTAVYLGDANYGTSTSTPTTQTVSQAGSSSSLTASTTTPSLNQPVTFQATITGQFGGAVSGTVSFFDGTTLLGSATINDQGIATFLTSSLGLGIHSITAVFNGDSNFFGSTSPAVTITPSETIAGSVTSSDSQVFYGQDVTLTATFSATSNRGASMTGTVMFYDGTTFLGTATLNSTTSGTVASASIGGLHGSIGILVDTTSGQAQFATTGLTVGNHIIRAVYSGDANYSPATSETPVSVNVALATTVTTLTANPTSTGTILTATVAVTSPGNPPIVGNVTFFDGTTRLATVPVVDGMASYDAGVLPPGMHSFSAVYSSDGGTSSGSGSTAQVSTDGPKVIGLSRYGFHNRPTSLVLNFDMVLDASRAANVANYRILDGAGRRIAVTKAVYNPTNFTVTLTTARSLSLYKVFTLTVAGTEPSGLTGATGIPLNGSGANQSGSNFTSKLTWKTLAVPGSTPAITFSNGQTISYHGNMQRYLNAIVRATKALAYHTLRSPAQGKPGR
- a CDS encoding zinc-dependent alcohol dehydrogenase family protein, translated to MRAMVLRSTGSLDENPSPLEAVDWPDPIPKQGEILIRVRVCGVCHTELDEIEGRTPPSVLPVILGHQVVGHVEALGEGVTDLKLGNRVGVAWIFSACGVCPRCQRGEENLCTRFRATGRDANGGYAERMTVASDFAYRIPNVFCDEEAAPLLCAGAIGYRSLRLTELVDGQTLGLTGFGGSGHLVLKLVKHRFPRSKIFVFARDESERAIARELGATWAGNTRDAPPELMQAVIDTTPAWEPVVAALEHLEPGGRLVINAIRKEEKDKKTLLTLDYARHLWFEKEIKSVANVTRDDVREFLREAAEIPIRPEVTTYPLEEANRALNDLKSQAIRGAKVLMI
- the imm31 gene encoding Imm31 family immunity protein, which gives rise to MDRTATKDDLAPTRWRLISLRLFAETDDPRVANDIAAMIESKAGKLGGVQTQPVERYWKIPEYYEVSIDLRPDDETIVAVECMLAELATGWDRHGSGSDLWAIWTPSEEGLCFAPLVRWMSLDVSWMGSDARFDFDEKVVVVGSRREFSKVRGELGVVVGRACGEDGCWSYALRIYRIGICWHCEEDDLQPNGDPTGTPGV